ATCTTGATAACCATATCTAATGCCATCGTAGCGCCCTAAATTTGAGCTCACTTCTGATGGCATTATAATATAATAACAAGCCAGGCCATAAGCCAGATTGGGCAATGAAACTTCTTCAAATTTAGCGCCTAATTTTTCCAGATCCCGCACAGCAGATTCCAGGCAAGACACAATGTCTTCATTCATGCCTTTGAGATAAGCTTCTTTGGGCATGCCGATTTTTAAGCCTTTAATATCTTGCCCAAGATTTTTTGTATAATCAATGACTGGCTGAGGAGGAGTAGTGGAATCTTTGGCATCCTGGCCAGCAATAATATTTAAAATAATGGCAGCATCTTCAACGGTTTTTGCCAAAGGGCCAATACAATCTAAAGAAGAACCCATGGCAATAGCGCCATAGCGCGAAACCCGGCCATAAGTTGGCTTCAAGCCCACAACACCGCACAGAGAAGCTGGATGCCTGATTGAGCCTCCTGTATCAGTGCCTAGTGAGTAAATAACTTGTTCAGCTGCAACAGCTGCTGCGCTGCCGCCAGAAGAACCACCTGGCACTCGCTCCAGATCCCAAGGATTATGAGTTGGCCCAAAATCAGAATTTTCTGTTGATGAGCCATGGCCCCAGGCATCACAATTATTTTTACCTAAAATAATGGCGCCGTTAGCTTTTATCTTTTTAATCACAGTCGCATCAAAAAGCGGTACATAGTTTTTGAGCATATTTGAAGAAGCAGTAGTTTCAATACCTTT
The sequence above is drawn from the Patescibacteria group bacterium genome and encodes:
- the gatA gene encoding Asp-tRNA(Asn)/Glu-tRNA(Gln) amidotransferase subunit GatA; this translates as MTELNKLTIKEAHEKLAQKEISSLELTKSCIERIKKTDDKVHAFLATDFKNAEKQAKEVDKKIKANEKINILEGIPCSIKDLILTKGIETTASSNMLKNYVPLFDATVIKKIKANGAIILGKNNCDAWGHGSSTENSDFGPTHNPWDLERVPGGSSGGSAAAVAAEQVIYSLGTDTGGSIRHPASLCGVVGLKPTYGRVSRYGAIAMGSSLDCIGPLAKTVEDAAIILNIIAGQDAKDSTTPPQPVIDYTKNLGQDIKGLKIGMPKEAYLKGMNEDIVSCLESAVRDLEKLGAKFEEVSLPNLAYGLACYYIIMPSEVSSNLGRYDGIRYGYQDKDANDLFEIYTKSRAKGFGAEAKRRIMIGTYVLSAGYYEAYYKKAMRVRTLIKQDFANALSKVDLILMPTSPRPAFKIGENINDPLTMYLEDIFTVTINLAGVPALTLPCGFVNNLPVGMQLVGKQFAEATILKAASAYEQATGWHKIKPKL